A region of the Osmia lignaria lignaria isolate PbOS001 chromosome 5, iyOsmLign1, whole genome shotgun sequence genome:
GTGCCAGTGCCAATAGTGCCTACCGAATTGTTCTCTCACCCCCTGACGGTGAGCCCTGTGCCAACAGTACCGGCCGCTGTCCAAGGAAACGTCGCCGCCATGATTCAACCCCTACAGCCGCAAGCCCAGCAACAACCCCAACAGCAAGCATCGACGCAACCTAACAACAATCCTCCGGATCTCGTGCCTTTTCAAATCTGTCCCCATCAAGCTGATATACTGTACAACGACATGGAAACGCCTGCGAATCAACAGCAAAGATCGTCGCAAAATTGAGAACCGGAAGCGAGAGATTAGAAAGAGGAAATTTGATTCGTGTGGGGCTGATGTACGTGAAACAGTTACAGGATGTTAACTGGCTGaccaattttgtaaaaaataatagttTTAACTGTTGGAACTTCGAAgttgaattgaattttatagtatttaatgatgaaagattatattaatttttttttgtaaattgaTCTTAATATTAATGTCTTTCGAGTTAGGATGTCGTGAATTTTCATCTGTTCATTTAATGATTCAtgcattatttaaaatttaagtttTTAATGTTATCACGAGTAGAGGAGCCTCCTTTCCCTATATCGCCAACTGTACACTATCGAGAATTCATATTTCAGTCTTCAGacaatattcataaaatattcgactttatttattgttgataaaatcaaaaataggATTATGGAAAGGACGAATAACGTCACTggtatgtgtatatgtatatacccaTGAAACTGTTGTCTAATATGAATTGAACAAAGTACAGGACGTAAAAGGAGGaatagtattttttaatttatttacaagaGTACAAAAAACTGGAGAAAGCGAAAATTGTATGTTccatatgtaggtacatagagaCAATAATCGATCATTTAAATTCAATGATGTTTATTATAGGAAACGAGTACGGAAACAGGGGATATTCGCAAATTtatagatatatgtatacatatgtatattaatatattttgttgTAAATGTGTAGTGATAGATTTTTGAGCGTACCTATACCCGTGGATGTGAGACCGAAATtggtatattttataattgttataTTGATTATACATGTACATTCCAAGTGAAATcgtgtaaaaattaataaattgttatatattaacaataataagaatacatgattaaaagaaattcaagaaaatattcatACGTGTTACAAATAAAGATTCCTAAACCCAACGAAATATTTTTGCAACTTTTTTAATAATGCTactttgattgaaaattattatttattaaattttaagtaatAACTTCATAAGATGCCAATAGGACGAAAGGAGAAAGAAGTGCGTTCAAGCCGGACTGAAAGCAGGATCCTTGATTGTCATATGGATTGAGCATGCGTGGAGTACAGGAGTCATATTGTTTGCGCATGCGTGGAGTACAGGAGTCATATTGGTTGCGCATGCGCGGAGTACAGGAATCATATTGGTTGCGCATGCGTAGAGTACGGGAGTCATATTGGTTGCGCATGCGCAGAGTTGAATAAAATCTGACAGACACTCAAAAGTCGTGACATAAGCGTGCTAAAacgaaacttttaaaaatatcgctttattatttttaattgaatactaaaatattgaaaaaattaaaaattaaatgtttattaaattagtattaaaGAACTTATGTTTTCTCTGCTggtaaaatattgaatattcaTTTCTATTGCTTTAATTTTTTGAGAGCATCCATAAGAATTTGTACTTCTTGATTTACATTGTAAATGAGGTCCTCGATTTGGTGTTTGCTATCTATTATATTTATGCTCTGAGTGTACGGGTCGTATCTGACCCCGAATTTCCTTGGAATGGTCTCGGAAAATTTGCTGAAAGCAGAAAACTTGTTTCTTAGCAAATTGAACAATTTTATGAACTAGCTGATGCACTGATTTAAAGCCCCTTGTATaccgaataaaaataaaaataataacgttttaaataaaaatgatatcaaTCGGTTTGACGTAATTTCGAAAGTATATATATGCGTTCTTCGAACAAGATCTATGAAACTTTCATTTagcaaaatgtaaaataataattgcgtAACCGGTCGGAATAAAACATGATCTCTGGTACTGATTAATCGAATATCGCAAATAGTGTAATCTGAAAACATACAAATTCGACCAGTTTTACTCACATCATTTTCTGCTTCGCATCTTCGAAGTCTTCAGCAACGAAATACACAGGTTGATATTCAGTTATCGGATACTTTTGCAACGCAGTCTTAGCCGGTTCAAAAGGTCGCAGTTCTGGTTTACCGCTCAAACAATACTCCAGCTCGCCGAAAGACGAGAGTAATCCAGCGCCGTACGCTTTCAGCTCGCCGTTTTGCCGGCAAATACCGTATTCTACCGTGAACCAGAAACACTGGAAGAAAAATTATGCTGTCGAAATTTCCTATCAAAAGACTTCCATATAtcagaaaaagaatatttccaaaaatagcgatggaaaatgaaattaatattagacTGATAAATGCGCTAAAATCTatggaaaatatatatatatgaataaatTACCGTAGCAAGTTTCTCGACATACTCATCTGGTGCCCCAAGGGATGCCAGACCTACGACTTGACAGAACTGAGCGAACGAGGGATCGGCAAACAACGGGACATGACCAAGTATTTCGTGGCATACGTCAGGTTCAGGTGTGTACAGAGGTTTACTACTGTGTCTGATATACTGCGTGGAATGGAACACTCTGAAAGCCAAGCCAGCAAGGAAATCGCGCGAGGAAAGGAGACCAGCCACTGGACGAAGCGTAAAACCTGTagaatctgtaaaaaaaaataaaattatattaaatacaattgtagtgaaattttattcaataataatcCACCTCTTAAGAAATCAGATATATCCTCCAGTTGAGGGATGTTATCTTCCCTGTAGCCACAGTTTTCAATCAGCAAAGGAAACACGTGATTGTGCTCCTTGCAAGCATACTTTGGATAAAGCTTCGTCAGGTTCCGGAAAACCACCCCCCAAGTCTCGATCTCCTCTTTAGTGTACTCCACTCTGGGTATCGGTTGACCGCTGAAACAAAAAATCAGAAGTATTAGTAAACGGTTCCAGGACTTCGTTATTTAATTGAACGAGGAAACTCACTGTTTGTAATGGTAAGCTAGGTCAGCAAAGTACTTGCGCCTTTGTCGGTAAACGGGGTCCGTGAATCCCGGATGGTCGCTATCCAGTTCAGATCCATAAGAGAGGATTTGGTTGGCGAATTTGTCGAGGTCCCTGATCCTTCTCGGGAACCATGGCACGGTTCCCATATTATCTTTATGATTTCTAATCAGAGGATCGAGAATGAAATATTGGAATGTGTCATATCAGTTATTATTCTGATATTCACCTAGATATAATTGAGAAATAGCTGCACTGCTCGCGTAAATTTTCTATCATTGCTCCAAGATTTCCACCGGGCGCACATTCCACCACGAATTCGTACACGTTCGATCGACGAAGCGAGCTTCTCGATTCGATGTGCAATAAATTGACCTCGTGTTGCTGTAAACGAAATCGTTCGATCGAAATTGCAAacgcaaaattattttttggaagTTTCGTTTGGGTCGAGGATCGAATATCAATTTAATCTGTACAATTTTGATAAGGAAACTCACAGCAAATAGTTGAAGATATCTTCCTAATGCTCCAACGGAATCTTCTTCTTTGGGTGAAAAAATCAAACAAGTGCTTTTAGCGGAGTCTGTACCCTCCTTGATGTAGTTTCCTCCATGTACCAATTTGGGCTTTTCAAAATAATgacagaaatatttattttgattaatttgtctcgatctttttatttttaaataattaaaagaaattgaaatcgaCGTTCTATCTATTAAAGTTAGTTTGTCTATAATGATATTTGAGATATAACACAGGAAGACGGTAGATAAATGAGAAAATCCAAGTGAGGGAAGGAGAAGAGAAAGTAGTGAAAAAAGTTACGTTATATAAACGTTTACATTCGATTATGCTCACATGATTTTTCTTCAATCTTAATAAATTCTGTTgaaattacaataaattaattaatctcgTATTCAACCCTCAAATAGCACAGCCGGGTCAATTAGAAATCTTTAAAAtctaaagaattaaaatttattagcaAAATCTACATATGCTAATTTgcgcaatttgaaaaattaaaaaatctttgaatctgaaaattaaaaaagaaagaattcaaGAAACCTAAACTGCTTTGCtaaaatgaatacaatgaaTAAAATCTtccaaaattcataaaattacaATTCTTAGCGAAAGAACATTCCGCAAGTAGGAATTGACATCTTTAAACGGCAAACAATCTCAAGGTAAACCAGAACGATTGAAAACATTTTAGCAAACGTATCAGTACTTTTACGTTCACGAGTACAAGGTGacaaataatatattcataGGAAATACgagttttctatttttttgaatttgaaatatccTTACGTCGTGCATCATGAGCGTAGCTTTGATACGATTCTCGTAGCCGATGTTCATATATACAAATGAAGATTATTTCACACCGTGAAGCTGATAGCCTGAGAGAGACTGTTACAGAAACTACACTTCATTAACCTGTCACGACGTCTACTTTTATAAGACACAAAACACCATCGCGATCCCCTCTTTTATACACTTGTTCACCACATTTTTCTATCTTTCAGTGAAACTGCAAAACGTTTATCGTTAATTCCGTTCAAGCGGAGCTATGCAACAAAAACTCTTCGCCTTCCGATCCCGAGTGTCCTTTTACAAAAATCACACGACAAAGGAAGGGGAGACGCTCACCGATCGTGTAATTTTCGACAGTTTTGCATCATTCTAATTATAATCAACAACGTTGAATACCAAGGTCGATTTCACCCACTGAAATCTGCCTATTtctgatataaatataaatatgttaaaaatgattttatgtaAATTTAGCTTCAACTTCGATAACCGTGAATATTCTATCATTTATTTCCATCCACTGTGTTaggtattaatttcaatttggaaattaataattttttagaattacAAGAATAGATTGAACTTCTATTCCACTTTCTTAGATCATATATTTCAAAGAATGAAATCAGGAAGTTTTACCTAAGAAATCTGGGTAATCACTGGGTAATTCCTGATTAATGTTAAATGCATatttattttgcataataaacGTTTATAGATTATGAAACAGGTCATCAATTATGTAATTGAATCGACTGCAATTACGTTAAAAAAGTATGAAGacacttgggtcgaaaattgatcAATTCAAAAGATATCTCGAGGAGAGACTTGGGCTttccaaatttgaaaatttttttttttgaattttgtacTTCGCTTGATGCCAAATTTTGCATCTTGctattcttaataaaaaagtTCAAGGAGCTTGactcgaaaattgattagttcaaaagatatcccTGGGAGAGACCACCAATCTAtccctgtctctccctaagGTATCTTTTGAACCAATCAATTTTCGACTAATGTGTCATAATACGATTTTATAGAGAATGAAAATACGCTTCGATTGACGTATAAAAAAGTACAtagttccattaaaaaaaatgaagttgaccttgaaatctttgaGGCACCTCCACTTCCGGTACTGGCACGTGTACGGGTATTGCGTCGTGCTCCAATTGGACGCCATTTAATATTTCCTAATAACAACTATTCTATCTTCCACCATTTTAGAGCTATAACTAGGCCCAATTACATGGGACATCCTTTATAGTACTATAAGGCTCATTAATGAATCATGCAATCTTGTCATCAAGTGTTATTACTCTATGTAacttaaaaagaataaaaaataaaaaattgttatattttatatgtagtTCCTTTTTTATACCCTAGTCTCATTACCTTTATTTGAGCCTATAATCATGTACTATCAATAAATAACAGCTcaataaaattatgtaaatgttaagttatgtaatgttattaatattcattcaaCAAAATATGATAGATTGCTActgttgtatataaaataacGTACGAGTATAAGATACCATTATTTcttattacataatttttattactttttcttGTCACttcattattgtaattattattttgactAAGACCACGATAGCTGTCGAACAAGTTCCTCGTTTATTAATTCTTCGCAAACTGGTTTTGCTACTCCTGGatcataaattatattaaactgATGTTTGTATTCATTATTAACTTTGCAAATAATGCTGTAAAATTCCTGAACAACATTCGTGGAGATATATAACcaaaattcgaatttttaatatctcatagcatttaatttctttcaaaattttatttttaatgacagTCATTGATGTAACTAGACAGGTGCCAGTCCTACGCTCTCAAAAATCTGTCCCCTCCACACTTTACCAAAAtttgtcaaaataaaaataagtagcTGCACCGAAATGCAGCACttcatatttttaagaaaaacaaTATTATCACTGATATGATAGCAATATCAATAACCCTATGACGtactgaatttattaaaaacgtTCAGAactacaattttcttttttattcattcaTAATGAAATCTGCCAACGTTGTAAACACTGATCGctaaattaaagtaaatattttaattgattttaacCGATCGACGTCGGACAGTGTTTTTAACTAATTTGGAACTGGACTAATGTTTATCTCTCTTACCTTATCAGGTGGTGAACTATACGATCCATTGTCTTTCGTATCTGTCTGGGCTGCTGGCGTGTTTTTCGCGtacattttgcaaaatattttagttAATACGAATGTGAAAGTGGTCAGGCAACAGTCTCACGATTTTCACAAGCTGAGCGCCTTTATAGGACTGGTTCTGATCGCATTGCGCTGATCAATTTTAATGAGATGCCGCCACAGGTTGATAGAAAATATTCACTGATCGTGTAGAAAATTAACATAGTATACGTTTTAAGAAATAGCATGAAATAGTGGAGGTAATAACATGGAACATCCATTTTGTTATTCCATCTAAGAAATCAACGATTTTGGTGTATCACGTATTAATTTCGATATATCttcattttgttaaaattaattaataaaattaagctTGCAATTACATTAACAGAACAGAATTGTTCTATACGTGATAACTCTATCGACAATTATCAGCGACCATTATTCATTcattgaataatgaaaattttaattaacactatTCATTAGAGCATTAGAccagaaagaggaaagaaagacaAGAACTCTtgtctttcaaatatttattcctcctaattttcctataaattattaaaaagaaattgttaatgTTTCAAGTGACAGGGTACTCGAATAACCCTTTCTTTATACGAAAcagagaatttaaaaatatggcGATATTTGTAAATAACTGTAGTATGAATTATGCCTAACTGTTTACCAAATATGAACGTCAATGAACGTCGAAATACAAATTCGATTGGCCGGTAGGAACAAAAAAAAGACCGTCCTGTTATCAATGCTTGACCCTCAGGCTGTTTCTTCACTGCGATAGGGATGCACGAATGCTGTTAATATCGTTGCCGCAATAACTGGAAGACGCGTTCGTCATTGATAATATAAGCATAATCTTAGCTCAAAGAACGAAATAAACTCGCTAAGCAAATAGATCCAGTGCGAAATTCTATTCGATCATGAAAGCATTGAAGGAGTCTGCTTTCCAAGGAAAAGAGTGCAAACATTGAATAAAGGAAtaattgaagaaagaaaaataggacAAATCAGCTGGATCGTGTCATTGGAGATGTAGCGATGCAGTATCATTTGGCAAGTATTtcgaatttattatttaaccttTTCATTACGATTGTCTTTGTCAGAAACAATACCCGTacgtttttatataaaaaaaaaatgaattttcttcataaaattttatctgGTATAATAGAAAGATAACATTATACCACTATAAGTGTCCATTGAACCCAGTGACCATTTTACCATTTCTGTAATCAGCTATAGTTTTCCATAGTAGCGAAAGAATAACCCGTTAAatcgtttctctcttttttttttttttttttttctaaaacacGTATTATCCAGTATTCATTTTCCTGTACGTTTTTAAcctgaaaagaaatgaaataacgaGTCGAAAagttgtacagtaccgagcacggTAAgtttctctagggaaaatggcgctCTAGGGGAAAAAGGCCCGATCGCTGATTGTGATCCACTATACTGAATCAAACTGATCCTGCATCCGACGTTGAAGGTTAAATGAATGATATTCACGTTACAGGCTCGAGTACCGAACAGTGATCAATCTTACATGGATTCCACTTCTGCTGTGGAAAGAATACGATTCGTCGCTTACACTTGCACCAGCGCATCCTTAACAAACGTCCAAGAAAGATTCTATCGGAATAAAAACGTACAGGGCTCGTATTCGCCGTACGGCTGGAAGAAACGCGTTGGAATAGCTGGTAGAAGAAAATGGCACTCGACTTCCTCGCTGGATGTCTGGGAGGTAAATGACCGATATTCAATGTTTTAGTTTCATCTTATCATTAAAATGGAAACTACGTTCTTCCGCAGGAAGTCATCAGCTTCGTTgatgtacaatttatttatttacaaaatgatGCGTTTCAGGGTTCGCCGGTATTATGGTGGGATATCCTCTGGACACGATCAAGGTCCACATCCAAACCCAGGACTATCGTGCGCCGAAATACAAAGGGAACTTGCATTGTTTCCGGACGATACTCGCGGAGGAATCGGTACACGATTAACTTAGAATAATTagaatatcaaaattattaacACGATTCGTTCCATCAGGTAGCAGGTTTTTACCGAGGCATGTCGTCCCCGGTGGCAGGCGTCGCAGTGGTGAACGCCATCATCTTCGGCGTCTACGGTCAAACTCAACGATGCTTATCTGACCCGGAGTCGTTGCATTCGTACTTCATCGCGGGTGCATTGGCTGGAATCGCTCAGAGCCCGATTAGCTGCCCGATCGAGCTGGCGAAAACTCGCATGCAGTTGCAGAAGACGACAGGTCAATTTTCCGGACCGTTGCAGTGCCTGAAGTATACCTACCAGCACGAAGGTTACCGCGGTGTGTTCAGAGGTTTCAACATCACCCTACTTCGGGAAACACCGAGTTTCGGGATTTATTTCCTAACTTACGAAGCGTTGACCAGGACGTTCAGATCGGAACCGATCTCCACGCCGTATATGCTGCTTGCCGGAGGAATAGCCGGATCCGTGTCCTGGACCATATCTTACCCATTGGACGTGATCAAGTCACGGATACAAGCGATCGATGGACATCGTTACACGGGGATGATCGATTGCCTGAAAAAATCGGTGAAAACGGAAGGGTACGGTTGTTTGTACAGAGGACTCAGTTCGACGATCCTTAGAGCATTTCCGACCAACGCCGTCACCTTCGCCGTGGTCACCTGGACGTTCCGGATGTTCGATAAGGAAGCGAATAGCGCGGTGAAAACGGAGAGCAAGTCGAAAATGGTCGAGTCTATCAAGGAAATGGCGGAGGTCGGGGAAACTTTCCCAGAGAAATGGAACGGTTTTGTGAACAACCTATCTGAAAGCATGATCATCCCAAAATTATGTTACTCGACCATGTCGGTGATGTCGCTGAGCGATTTGAAGTTCTGCACCGCTACTTTTTGTCAGACCGACGAGCGAATGGAAAAGGAGGTTAAGTTTGAAGAGATTCGTAAAAATAAATACTTGAAGGTGGAGGAGAGATTGAAAGGAGGATCGAAGAATGTCGAGGAGAAGAAGGGtgagaagaaaatggaacagaTTGTTTTTGAACAAACGATGAACACCGTGTCCGCGTTCTTCGCCTGATTAATTGAATCTTTGGAATTTCGAAGATCATTTTTTGGTGGGGGAAAATGAAACATAGTATGATTAATAAATTGCAGATGTACATACAGGATGTTTTGTCGTTGCTCAGCATTATTTTAAACATCAATTTTATATCCTAGAGTGATTAAAATTAAGTATATTAATTATCCCTGTATTAATTATTACACGGTTTCATATGAATAGTGCGAATAATGAACTGTCCCAAGAAACTGAATATTTCAGTAATTAATGGTGTTCAATTAGTATAgaatttaattgttaaaataaatctttatcATTAAACATGTACATTGTTATTTCATCCATATTTATCATTGACTGAATACTGCGACTGATCAACTGACAGCTAATTACTAATTTCAACCGTGCTACTACATGAATCTTGCCACGAGAATCCTCATTTGTTAGCAGACAGTCCTAGACTGAACGGCGGACATGTAAGACCTATGTCACAGCCAGAAGCGACATTCACTGTCTTTTAAAATCACAACTAAATAGTTCGTACCATTCTGTCAACCATCTACTCGTCCCACTCCACGTCAATTCTACCTTTAAAATCCTAATCGTACAATCCGGTCTTCAAGTCCGTCCGTCCACGTGTCAGAGAACATTTGACACATCCGAAATTGCAACGCGTATGAATCTCCTTCGCTAGTACCTCACCTTGATTATGTAAATCGTACCTGACAAAATCACGAAAGTTAACACTTGGAACTGCTCATTTGAAGATCAAAGTCGTGAAAATTGCAAGGTTCAGTCGATCGAAAGCATTGACAACCGAGTGAAACCTTAACCTTTTGGACGATTGATAAATTTCTAGTTCTTCGAATACTCTTCGATTCGCAGGTAAGAGACAATCGGAAACGCGTCATtctatgaaaaatataattatgaaACGAAGAAACATTTGTTTCGATAAAATTTTGGATACTTCTATTCTTACGCATTAACCCTAGAACTCTTGCTTAAAATGTTCGAGCCCAGGGCGATTTATAAATCATCGCCCTTTTCCAGTAAGTAGATTTACCTAATTTGGTACGAATGTTTTAAGCGACTTGGAAGTAGGGTTTTAATTAAATAGCAATTTGATTAGAGAACTTTGGTTAGGAAACTCTGAAAATTGGACAACGTGGTTCATCTTTGTCGGGGATTTTTAGAAGAGATCTCAACGAAAACTTGATATGGATGTAGATTCAAACGACAGCGACAAAGAAATCGACTTTTGCGAAACGAACACGCAGCGTTTGATCGCTGAAAGCGGTGGCCGATGCATGAGCACGCAAGCGATGCAATCTCTCTATGATTTTCGACAGAATAATTTACTTTGCGATGCTGTTATAAGACTCGAAGATGGAGGCATTTTTCCGATTCACCGAGCCATTTTGTCGGCGTGTAGTCCGTACTTTaggtacagtaccgagcatggtaaaCTTTTGTAAGGAAAATGGCATTTCAGAGGAAGAGGAATGTtacttaaatttagaaaattttatttaatattaattctattattttaatttcaaaaaattataacaaGTGATGAAGTCTTCTTACCTTACATCGCCTTTTTCTTTAAGAAAGTCTACAATGCTCCTAGGTGTACGTACCACTGATGAAGTAGTTGTACAGCaatctgaaaatgaaaaatttaatcttTAGAACACTGTTCACGACAACGTTGCATTCGCGGGAAAAAACGGACGTATTGTTACCGGGTGTCAGCAGTAACATGATGAATCTCCTTCTGGAGTACGCGTACCTGCGATCCATCAGCATAAATAACGAGAACGTCTATCAGTTGTTGGTCACCGCGGATTATTTGAACGTTCTCGGTGTTCTCGAACTCTGCTGCGAGTACCTGAAGCAAAATCTAGCAGCAGAAAACTGCATCAGCGTCATGAGGTTCGCCCGAGAACACTTTTGCAAGGGGCTGGAGAACAGCACGTATCGTTATGTCATGAGATACTTTGTGCAGGTCATTACGCTTCCACTGCCTCCTCGCAGctgcattcaatattttttaatattctgagattctaaaaatctgaaaatttcagaataggAAAGTTCTaacattccaaaattccagaataggaaagttctaagattccaaaatGCCAGAATTTCAAACTTCCAAAgttctaaattctaaaatttcgaaaattctataattctagatttcagaattccaaaatttaaatattcccaAAATCCTAAGATTTTaagtttctaaaattctaagactctaagattccaaaatttaaaattgatgTGATGGCAGCGTGTTAATTATCCGTTAACGTTAATCAATGAATGTAAATTGCCGACATTTGCATAAATCGTACCGAACGCAGGTAGCTCAGCGAAGCGAGGAAATACTTGAATTACCGATAGAAGAATTGACAGCATTGATCGGTGCTGACGAGCTGAACGTGAAAAGCGAGGACACCGTTTGGGAGCTGGTATTGAAATGGATCGATCACGATCCCCAATCACGAAAAAAATACATAGTCGATCTGATGAAGAACATTCGCCTCGGACTACTGGATACACAATTCTTCTTGGAGAATGTGAAGGATCATCCGTACGTTACTGGAAACGACGCGTGCCGGCCTATTATTATCGAAACCTTAAAATTTTTGTACGATCTCGAGATTATCACGCAAAAAGATGGGGAGATACCCACGCCAAAGATCGCACGACCACGGGTACCCCATGAAATATTGTTCGCCATAGGTGGTTGGAGCGGCAGAAGTCCGACGAACTTCATCGAAACTTACGACACCAGAGCTGATCGATGGGTTAAGGTATATGTTTCtcttttattcctaatataCATTTGGTATTTCACAAAATTCCTACAATTTTTATGCACTTTTACTTCACTCTTCGATATGatttcaaaatatcatttaccaagattttgataattttattttccaaaagaGATGCTTACTGcaatcattgaaaaaaaaaaaaatctttattcCATTTTTACATCCAGTCACTCGACCTGACCATTACGCGATACTACTTCATCACAGAAAATTATTTAGCACCTACTGCTGtccattattattttgaaaggtGGAAGAGGTAGATCCGATCGGACCTCGTGCATATCATAGTACAGCGGTGGTCGGTTTTAACATTTACGTAATCGGTGGTTTCAACGGATCTGATTACTTTAACAGTTGCCGTTGCTTCAACGCTGTCACCAAAGTTTGGAGAGAAATTGCTCCAATGAACGCCAGAAGGTTCAAATTATACCTTATATCATGCAAATTCTTCGCTAAATTTTATATCACAAATATTTCTACTAACAATTCCAGGTGTTACGTTAGCGTCGCAGTACTCAACGATCTGATTTACGCGATGGGAGGATACGATGGGTATTATCGACAAAGCACCGCGGAACGTTATAATTACAAAACTAATCAATGGTCTCTCATTGCGTCGATGAATTGCCAAAGATCGGACGCCAGTGCAACTACTTTAAACGGTACAGAAAATCATCCACGACTGTTATCTATGAATcgatttctaatttatttataacacaGATAAAATTTAT
Encoded here:
- the Hn gene encoding phenylalanine hydroxylase isoform X3, coding for MNIGYENRIKATLMMHDPKLVHGGNYIKEGTDSAKSTCLIFSPKEEDSVGALGRYLQLFAQHEVNLLHIESRSSLRRSNVYEFVVECAPGGNLGAMIENLREQCSYFSIISRNHKDNMGTVPWFPRRIRDLDKFANQILSYGSELDSDHPGFTDPVYRQRRKYFADLAYHYKHGQPIPRVEYTKEEIETWGVVFRNLTKLYPKYACKEHNHVFPLLIENCGYREDNIPQLEDISDFLRDSTGFTLRPVAGLLSSRDFLAGLAFRVFHSTQYIRHSSKPLYTPEPDVCHEILGHVPLFADPSFAQFCQVVGLASLGAPDEYVEKLATCFWFTVEYGICRQNGELKAYGAGLLSSFGELEYCLSGKPELRPFEPAKTALQKYPITEYQPVYFVAEDFEDAKQKMIKFSETIPRKFGVRYDPYTQSINIIDSKHQIEDLIYNVNQEVQILMDALKKLKQ
- the Hn gene encoding phenylalanine hydroxylase isoform X1 gives rise to the protein MASNWSTTQYPYTCQYRKWRCLKDFKPKLVHGGNYIKEGTDSAKSTCLIFSPKEEDSVGALGRYLQLFAQHEVNLLHIESRSSLRRSNVYEFVVECAPGGNLGAMIENLREQCSYFSIISRNHKDNMGTVPWFPRRIRDLDKFANQILSYGSELDSDHPGFTDPVYRQRRKYFADLAYHYKHGQPIPRVEYTKEEIETWGVVFRNLTKLYPKYACKEHNHVFPLLIENCGYREDNIPQLEDISDFLRDSTGFTLRPVAGLLSSRDFLAGLAFRVFHSTQYIRHSSKPLYTPEPDVCHEILGHVPLFADPSFAQFCQVVGLASLGAPDEYVEKLATCFWFTVEYGICRQNGELKAYGAGLLSSFGELEYCLSGKPELRPFEPAKTALQKYPITEYQPVYFVAEDFEDAKQKMIKFSETIPRKFGVRYDPYTQSINIIDSKHQIEDLIYNVNQEVQILMDALKKLKQ
- the Hn gene encoding phenylalanine hydroxylase isoform X2, which codes for MYAKNTPAAQTDTKDNGSYSSPPDKPKLVHGGNYIKEGTDSAKSTCLIFSPKEEDSVGALGRYLQLFAQHEVNLLHIESRSSLRRSNVYEFVVECAPGGNLGAMIENLREQCSYFSIISRNHKDNMGTVPWFPRRIRDLDKFANQILSYGSELDSDHPGFTDPVYRQRRKYFADLAYHYKHGQPIPRVEYTKEEIETWGVVFRNLTKLYPKYACKEHNHVFPLLIENCGYREDNIPQLEDISDFLRDSTGFTLRPVAGLLSSRDFLAGLAFRVFHSTQYIRHSSKPLYTPEPDVCHEILGHVPLFADPSFAQFCQVVGLASLGAPDEYVEKLATCFWFTVEYGICRQNGELKAYGAGLLSSFGELEYCLSGKPELRPFEPAKTALQKYPITEYQPVYFVAEDFEDAKQKMIKFSETIPRKFGVRYDPYTQSINIIDSKHQIEDLIYNVNQEVQILMDALKKLKQ
- the LOC117605016 gene encoding mitochondrial basic amino acids transporter isoform X1, whose amino-acid sequence is MALDFLAGCLGGFAGIMVGYPLDTIKVHIQTQDYRAPKYKGNLHCFRTILAEESVAGFYRGMSSPVAGVAVVNAIIFGVYGQTQRCLSDPESLHSYFIAGALAGIAQSPISCPIELAKTRMQLQKTTGQFSGPLQCLKYTYQHEGYRGVFRGFNITLLRETPSFGIYFLTYEALTRTFRSEPISTPYMLLAGGIAGSVSWTISYPLDVIKSRIQAIDGHRYTGMIDCLKKSVKTEGYGCLYRGLSSTILRAFPTNAVTFAVVTWTFRMFDKEANSAVKTESKSKMVESIKEMAEVGETFPEKWNGFVNNLSESMIIPKLCYSTMSVMSLSDLKFCTATFCQTDERMEKEVKFEEIRKNKYLKVEERLKGGSKNVEEKKGEKKMEQIVFEQTMNTVSAFFA
- the LOC117605016 gene encoding mitochondrial basic amino acids transporter isoform X2; the protein is MSGRVRRYYGGISSGHDQGPHPNPGLSCAEIQRELALFPDDTRGGIAGFYRGMSSPVAGVAVVNAIIFGVYGQTQRCLSDPESLHSYFIAGALAGIAQSPISCPIELAKTRMQLQKTTGQFSGPLQCLKYTYQHEGYRGVFRGFNITLLRETPSFGIYFLTYEALTRTFRSEPISTPYMLLAGGIAGSVSWTISYPLDVIKSRIQAIDGHRYTGMIDCLKKSVKTEGYGCLYRGLSSTILRAFPTNAVTFAVVTWTFRMFDKEANSAVKTESKSKMVESIKEMAEVGETFPEKWNGFVNNLSESMIIPKLCYSTMSVMSLSDLKFCTATFCQTDERMEKEVKFEEIRKNKYLKVEERLKGGSKNVEEKKGEKKMEQIVFEQTMNTVSAFFA